In Octopus bimaculoides isolate UCB-OBI-ISO-001 chromosome 14, ASM119413v2, whole genome shotgun sequence, the following are encoded in one genomic region:
- the LOC106873945 gene encoding protocadherin beta-13 produces the protein GFQNSLIQYKLKSKNGEPFSLSVSKRADGISSLKIVLKESLDREIKDTYLLQVIAKDGGSPAKQGVLNINISIIDVNDNPPVFSKPLYNISIQSTHHKSKPIIVLSVTDADSGENGKITFHLSPKTSDLAKSYFLLNETSGNIFLREYSNLGKKKTYELFIEARDGGSPPFSSIATVLVNVINQHNNPPFIDIQYVSAISDNTATIFEDNKIGSFIAYVMVTDNDVGQNGQVNCHIKDDTFKLQSMGSKEYKILLNKPVDRETQGHYNIPVSCQDKGLPPLKSVKTLSIQVMDINDVQPQFTKDTFQFFTYENKDKDFPIGFVNATDPDLGSAGQLTYSLLRKEKSNLPFLITSYGFISATMSLDREKQDVYKFEVFVKDNGSPSLNDTANVVVEILDQNDNAPYFTYPSSDPYTLNVQYHPQSKSDITVL, from the coding sequence GGATTTCAAAACTCgttaatacaatataaattaaaatcaaagaatGGAGAACCATTCTCTCTGTCAGTGTCTAAAAGAGCTGATGGTATTTCTTCtcttaaaatagttttaaaagaatCATTGGACAGAGAAATCAAAGACACATATTTATTACAAGTCATAGCTAAGGATGGAGGTTCACCAGCAAAACAAggtgttttaaatataaatatttccataatagATGTTAATGACAACCCACCTGTATTTTCTAAACCTCTCTATAATATATCCATACAAAGTACACATCACAAATCTAAACCCATCATTGTTTTATCTGTGACTGATGCTGATTCTGGTGAAAATGGtaaaattacttttcatttaaGTCCAAAGACATCAGATCTAGCAAAAAGCTATTTTCTGTTAAATGAAACCAGCGGAAACATTTTCTTAAGGGAATATTCAAATTTAGGGAAAAAGAAAACCTATGAACTATTTATAGAAGCCAGAGATGGAGGCAGTCCACCCTTTAGTTCTATAGCAACAGTTCTAGTAAATGTTATCAACCAACACAATAATCCTCCATTTATTGATATTCAATATGTCTCAGCAATCAGTGACAACACAGCTACCATTTTTGAAGACAACAAAATCGGTAGTTTCATTGCTTATGTGATGGTCACTGACAACGATGTGGGACAAAATGGACAGGTGAACTGTCATATCAAAGATGACACATTCAAACTACAGTCAATGGGatctaaagaatataaaatccTTCTAAACAAACCAGTGGACAGAGAAACACAAGGACACTATAACATTCCTGTCTCCTGTCAAGATAAAGGATTACCTCCTCTGAAAAGTGTTAAAACCCTCTCTATCCAAGTGATGGACATCAATGATGTACAACCACAGTTTACCAAAGATACATTCCAATTCTTCACCTatgaaaacaaagataaagaCTTCCCTATTGGTTTTGTCAATGCCACTGACCCTGATCTTGGATCTGCTGGACAACTCACATATTCTCTGCTGCGTAAAGAAAAATCCAATCtaccatttctcatcaccagttaTGGCTTCATTTCAGCCACCATGTCATTGGACAGAGAGAAACAAGATGTGTATAAGTTTGAGGTTTTTGTCAAAGATAACGGAAGCCCATCTCTGAATGACACAGCGAATGTTGTTGTTGAGATTCTCGATCAAAATGACAATGCTCCCTATTTTACATATCCTAGTAGTGACCCTTACACCCTAAATGTGCAGTACCATCCGCAGAGTAAGAGTGACATCACAGTTTTG
- the LOC106873946 gene encoding protocadherin gamma-A11, translated as MLLSLSIVLSMVHCVLTIDLTYHVEEERSPGTYVADIAADSKLLDNVKPSDQHLITFSQFKRKVAQLFNITKTGKLYTAQTLDAEDLCTFNKECSRTMKVVVNKGRSITKILKIKIVIEDINDHEPEFPKNTVYIEFGENDRKGSKVSLPNAIDKDVGFQNSLIQYKLKSKNGEPFSLSVSKRADGISSLKIVLKESLDREIKDTYLLQVIAKDGGSPAKQGVLNINISVTDENDNPPEFSKPLYNISIQSTHHKPKPIIVLSVTDADSGENGKITFHFSPKTSDLAKSYFQLNETSGEIFVSKYSNLGKKKTYELFIEARDGGSPPLSSIATVLVNVINQHNNPPSIDIDYVNAINDNTATISEDIKVGSFIAYVMVSDNDVGQNGEVSCDIKHDTFKLQSMGSKEYK; from the coding sequence ATGTTATTGTCATTGTCTATTGTATTATCCATGGTCCACTGTGTATTGACCATAGACCTTACCTACCATGTGGAAGAAGAGAGAAGTCCAGGAACATATGTAGCAGACATTGCTGCTGATTCTAAACTTTTAGACAATGTTAAACCATCTGACCAACATTTGATAACATTCAGTCAATTCAAACGAAAGGTGGCACAGTTATTTAATATCACCAAAACAGGTAAACTGTACACTGCTCAGACACTGGATGCAGAAGATCTCTGTACATTCAACAAAGAATGTTCCAGAACTATGAAAGTTGTTGTCAATAAAGGAAGGagtattacaaaaatattaaaaatcaaaatcgtAATAGAAGATATCAATGACCATGAACCAGAATTTCCCAAAAATACAGTGTATATAGAATTTGGGGAAAATGATCGTAAAGGTTCTAAAGTATCACTACCAAATGCCATAGACAAAGATGTTGGCTTTCAAAACTCcttaatacaatataaattaaaatcaaagaatGGAGAACCATTCTCTCTGTCAGTGTCTAAAAGAGCTGATGGTATTTCTTCTCTTAAAATAGTTTTGAAAGAATCATTAGACAGAGAAATCAAAGACACATATTTATTACAAGTCATAGCTAAGGATGGAGGTTCACCAGCAAAACAGggtgttttaaatataaatatttctgtaacaGATGAGAATGACAACCCACCAGAGTTTTCTAaacctttatataatatatccatacaAAGTACACATCACAAACCTAAACCCATCATTGTTTTATCTGTGACTGATGCTGATTCTGGTGAAAATGGTAAAATTACTTTCCATTTCAGTCCAAAGACATCAGATCTAGCTAAAAGCTATTTTCAGTTAAATGAAACAAGTGGGGAAATTTTCGtaagtaaatattcaaatttagggAAAAAGAAAACCTATGAACTATTTATAGAAGCCAGAGATGGAGGCAGCCCTCCCCTCAGTTCCATAGCTACAGTCCTCGTAAATGTTATCAACCAACACAACAATCCTCCATCTATTGATATTGATTATGTTAATGCAATCAATGACAACACAGCTACCATTTCTGAAGACATCAAAGTTGGTAGTTTCATTGCTTATGTGATGGTCAGCGACAATGATGTGGGACAAAATGGAGAGGTCAGCTGTGATATCAAACATGATACATTCAAACTACAGTCA